One Yoonia sp. BS5-3 genomic window carries:
- a CDS encoding ComEC/Rec2 family competence protein — MIEDILLAQRGALVGWVPVCLAIGIGTYFALPSEPGFLLSAYLVLAALGCAVLARVIRIAYAPIVLGLLLVLAGIGLAKYRTNDVAAPVLNFRYYGPIEGRVVNIDRSASDAVRLTLDQVVLSRMSPERRPARVRVSVHGDQVIETFKPGEVLVMTGHLSPPSGPAEPGGFDFQRHAWFLQLGAVGYTRTPVLRMAAPERPTWAMRIFAARMALSTAVQEAMPGRTGAFAAAIMTGDRSAMDQQTLQNLRAANLAHLLAISGLHMGLLTGFVFAVIRYGLALFPPVALRFPTKKLAAICALIVGAFYLALSGGNVATERAFIMVAVMFVAVLLDRRALTLRAVAIAAIIVLVWQPEALTGPGFQMSFAATTALVAVFAALRRFDLHRLPKWTRPVVSVALSSFIAGLATAPIAAAHFNQVAHYGLVANLLSVPLMGVLVMPAAVLAICLAPLGLWQIGLWLMEWGLRWILFVAANVAGQPGALGHVVAPNATVLPILALGLLWIILWQGRTRLLGLAPVCCAFVLWSLTERPILLVADNGALLGVAGPQGRALSKPSGSGFVAGIWLENDGGPVAQEVAASRPGLVREGRKVSVSLNGWDIVQTSGKTALAALSGCDGADILITNQTDDVPRPCMVFDVLRLRQTGALALDVLSNGDLQITTAHSIAGARPWNSAQGPVSPPIIISHVQKERAADATLLSQNNTDQ; from the coding sequence GTGATCGAAGATATCCTTTTGGCGCAGCGTGGGGCACTTGTCGGGTGGGTCCCGGTTTGTTTGGCTATCGGCATTGGCACCTATTTTGCGCTCCCGTCGGAGCCTGGATTTCTACTCTCGGCTTACTTGGTTTTGGCTGCGCTGGGATGTGCGGTGCTCGCGCGCGTCATTCGTATCGCTTATGCCCCGATCGTTTTGGGCCTCTTGTTGGTGCTGGCAGGCATTGGTCTTGCAAAATACCGCACCAATGACGTTGCCGCGCCGGTGCTGAATTTCCGCTATTATGGGCCTATTGAAGGCCGGGTCGTGAATATTGACCGCTCGGCAAGCGACGCGGTGCGGTTGACGCTTGATCAAGTCGTGCTGAGCCGAATGTCGCCGGAGCGTCGCCCAGCCCGTGTCCGCGTGTCCGTTCATGGCGATCAGGTGATTGAAACCTTCAAACCCGGTGAGGTTCTGGTCATGACTGGGCATCTTTCACCGCCTTCTGGTCCGGCCGAGCCGGGCGGTTTTGATTTCCAACGCCATGCATGGTTTTTGCAATTGGGCGCTGTTGGCTATACCCGAACACCTGTGTTGCGGATGGCAGCGCCGGAACGGCCGACATGGGCCATGCGGATTTTTGCTGCCCGCATGGCGCTATCGACGGCGGTGCAAGAGGCCATGCCTGGCAGAACTGGGGCCTTTGCCGCAGCGATCATGACAGGTGATCGCTCTGCAATGGACCAACAAACCCTGCAAAACTTACGGGCCGCCAATCTGGCACATCTACTCGCCATTTCCGGGCTGCATATGGGCCTGCTGACTGGGTTTGTTTTTGCCGTGATACGCTATGGGTTGGCTTTGTTTCCGCCCGTCGCCTTGCGCTTTCCAACGAAAAAACTGGCCGCGATCTGCGCGTTGATCGTCGGCGCTTTCTACTTGGCCCTTTCGGGGGGAAATGTTGCGACGGAGCGGGCGTTCATCATGGTTGCGGTCATGTTCGTGGCCGTTCTATTGGACAGACGTGCGTTGACCTTGCGGGCGGTTGCCATTGCCGCGATCATCGTGCTTGTTTGGCAGCCTGAGGCCCTGACAGGCCCCGGTTTTCAGATGTCCTTTGCGGCCACCACGGCCTTGGTCGCCGTTTTCGCAGCGCTAAGGCGCTTTGATCTGCACCGGCTGCCAAAATGGACGCGTCCGGTTGTCTCGGTTGCATTGTCGTCATTCATTGCTGGGTTGGCTACTGCGCCAATTGCAGCGGCGCATTTCAACCAGGTTGCCCATTACGGTCTGGTCGCAAATCTATTGTCCGTTCCCCTTATGGGTGTCTTGGTGATGCCCGCGGCCGTTCTGGCGATTTGCTTGGCTCCGTTGGGCCTGTGGCAGATTGGGCTGTGGCTGATGGAATGGGGGCTGCGCTGGATCCTGTTTGTCGCTGCAAATGTTGCGGGGCAACCGGGCGCGCTTGGACATGTTGTGGCCCCAAATGCAACGGTCCTGCCCATTTTGGCGCTGGGGCTTTTGTGGATCATCCTATGGCAAGGACGGACGCGCCTGCTGGGACTGGCGCCCGTCTGTTGCGCCTTTGTGTTATGGAGCCTAACCGAGCGACCCATATTGCTGGTCGCAGATAACGGTGCGCTGCTTGGGGTCGCAGGACCCCAGGGGCGTGCGCTGTCCAAGCCAAGCGGGAGCGGGTTCGTTGCCGGAATTTGGCTTGAAAATGATGGCGGGCCAGTGGCGCAAGAGGTCGCCGCATCGCGGCCAGGACTCGTGCGAGAGGGTCGTAAGGTCAGCGTATCGCTAAACGGATGGGATATCGTGCAGACCTCCGGCAAAACGGCGTTAGCGGCGCTGAGCGGTTGTGATGGTGCCGATATCCTGATTACGAACCAGACGGATGACGTGCCACGACCATGCATGGTTTTTGACGTCCTGCGCCTGCGGCAAACCGGTGCCTTGGCGTTGGATGTTTTATCAAATGGTGATCTTCAGATCACGACGGCCCATTCCATCGCGGGCGCCCGCCCGTGGAACAGCGCCCAAGGGCCTGTTTCACCGCCGATCATCATATCGCATGTCCAAAAAGAAAGGGCCGCTGACGCGACCCTTTTGAGCCAAAATAACACCGATCAATAG